In one Haloplanus salinus genomic region, the following are encoded:
- a CDS encoding GTP cyclohydrolase IIa, which yields MTNTQLTLIQIDNYGPWTVTPEPRREMDLQTLQSRLFADLAQFVGHRGGYAFFTRFDNMVAVTNGLDGDDHRLLQESTGNRYPVTVSLGVGVDPNPAVALEQATEGLQGAGSAQDGDRREVLNGTPVAESSDDDVSIAHFDVNDATEKYTDQLNEFDSFIQIEQGYASLMRYLREEHGGLSFFVGGDNIIAVTPDMDGADYRAAIDHVEETVGVDLKVGVGRGEHAHEAGMAAKHALEECRHHGTAVELGGAAERIEGE from the coding sequence GTGACGAACACGCAGTTGACGCTCATTCAGATCGACAACTACGGGCCGTGGACGGTGACGCCGGAACCACGCCGCGAGATGGACCTCCAGACGCTCCAGTCGCGGCTGTTCGCGGACCTCGCACAGTTCGTCGGCCACCGGGGCGGCTACGCCTTCTTCACCCGCTTCGACAACATGGTCGCCGTGACCAACGGGCTCGACGGGGACGACCACCGCCTCCTGCAGGAGTCGACGGGCAACCGGTACCCGGTCACCGTCAGTCTCGGCGTCGGCGTCGACCCGAACCCCGCCGTCGCGCTGGAGCAGGCGACGGAGGGGCTCCAAGGCGCCGGGAGCGCACAGGACGGCGACCGGCGCGAGGTGCTGAACGGGACGCCGGTCGCGGAGTCGTCCGACGACGACGTCTCCATCGCCCACTTCGACGTGAACGACGCGACCGAGAAGTACACCGATCAGCTCAACGAGTTCGACTCGTTCATCCAGATCGAACAGGGCTACGCCTCGCTGATGCGGTACCTCCGCGAGGAGCACGGTGGCCTCTCCTTTTTCGTCGGCGGCGACAACATCATCGCCGTCACGCCGGATATGGACGGCGCCGACTACCGGGCGGCCATCGACCACGTCGAGGAGACGGTCGGCGTCGACCTGAAAGTCGGTGTCGGACGGGGCGAACACGCCCACGAGGCGGGGATGGCGGCGAAGCACGCGCTGGAGGAGTGTCGACACCACGGCACTGCGGTCGAACTGGGCGGGGCCGCCGAAAGGATCGAGGGCGAGTAG
- the fer gene encoding ferredoxin Fer produces MEPTDPDPERLRKLLGDATGRETIQQLMALIPVANGTAPETVAKWYGFETETVREWLDEFGRDASGAFDHAERFGKAGRRVTPTGQEGHSHVEYLDYEVIAEHGWELGDSNLFEKARTADLEAPAYGGLTVEGGDSVLEAVEAAGLDWPHACRGGACSNCAVIVKHGEISMPGDQILPGEAVGRGARLACVGTPVTDHVEVVYNVDELDFLEEYRLPSRSESTA; encoded by the coding sequence ATGGAGCCCACCGACCCCGATCCGGAACGGCTGCGCAAACTGCTCGGCGACGCGACCGGACGGGAGACGATCCAGCAACTCATGGCGCTCATTCCGGTTGCGAACGGGACGGCGCCGGAGACCGTCGCGAAGTGGTACGGGTTCGAGACGGAGACCGTCAGGGAGTGGCTCGACGAGTTCGGACGGGACGCGTCCGGGGCGTTCGATCACGCCGAGCGGTTCGGCAAGGCCGGGCGCCGCGTTACGCCGACTGGACAGGAGGGTCACTCGCACGTGGAGTATCTCGACTACGAGGTCATAGCGGAGCACGGCTGGGAGCTCGGCGATTCGAACCTCTTCGAGAAGGCACGAACCGCCGACCTCGAGGCGCCGGCGTACGGCGGTCTCACCGTCGAGGGAGGCGACTCCGTGCTGGAGGCGGTGGAGGCGGCGGGGCTCGACTGGCCCCACGCCTGTCGGGGCGGCGCCTGTTCGAACTGTGCGGTCATCGTCAAACACGGTGAGATATCCATGCCGGGCGATCAGATACTTCCCGGAGAGGCGGTCGGACGCGGGGCCCGTCTCGCCTGCGTCGGGACGCCGGTGACCGACCACGTCGAGGTCGTGTACAACGTCGACGAACTCGACTTCCTCGAGGAGTATCGACTCCCCTCACGGTCGGAGTCGACCGCGTGA
- a CDS encoding HAD-IIA family hydrolase, protein MTYRGVVLDVDGTVVRGDEPIPGAAEGLDRLGQAGLRRLFVSNNPTKRPPAYADRLRRAGFEAHPDEIVTAGTITTDYLADNHADDALFVVGEGALVEQLTDVGLSVVTDEGRADAVVVSIDRSFDYDRLCAALRACDDEDVTLVGTDPDMVIPAAEGDLPGSGAIINAVAGVVGREPDVMLGKPSEPAQRIVRDRLDLPPADCLVVGDRLDTDIALGERAGMTTALVRTGVTDDRDVERSDVRPDYVLDSLGDIGAVL, encoded by the coding sequence ATGACCTATCGCGGAGTCGTCCTCGACGTGGACGGAACGGTCGTGCGTGGTGACGAGCCGATCCCGGGGGCCGCCGAGGGCCTCGACCGACTGGGGCAGGCCGGCCTGCGTCGCCTGTTCGTCTCGAACAACCCGACCAAGCGACCGCCCGCGTACGCCGACCGGCTCCGCCGGGCCGGTTTCGAAGCCCACCCGGACGAAATCGTCACCGCGGGAACGATCACGACCGACTACCTCGCCGACAACCACGCCGACGACGCCCTCTTCGTCGTCGGCGAGGGCGCCCTCGTCGAACAGTTGACCGACGTCGGACTCTCCGTCGTGACCGACGAGGGACGCGCCGACGCCGTCGTCGTCTCCATCGACCGATCGTTCGACTACGACCGGCTCTGTGCGGCGCTCCGCGCCTGCGACGACGAGGACGTGACGCTCGTCGGCACCGACCCCGATATGGTGATTCCCGCCGCCGAAGGGGACCTGCCCGGATCGGGGGCGATCATCAACGCCGTCGCGGGCGTGGTCGGACGCGAGCCGGACGTGATGCTCGGGAAACCGTCCGAGCCGGCCCAGCGAATCGTTCGCGACCGTCTCGACCTCCCACCGGCGGACTGCCTGGTCGTCGGCGATCGCCTCGACACCGACATCGCCCTCGGCGAACGCGCCGGCATGACGACGGCCCTCGTCCGAACCGGGGTCACCGACGACCGTGACGTGGAGCGGAGCGACGTCCGGCCCGACTACGTCCTCGACTCGCTGGGCGACATCGGCGCCGTGCTCTAA
- a CDS encoding DUF5795 family protein: MTNRVVQGRMVTAERLAELIEGDPPMEADAIEDADRQCPDCDSDVLAVAYMPSVTELVTGYKCQECDWAATDR, translated from the coding sequence ATGACGAACCGCGTCGTCCAGGGTCGGATGGTGACCGCCGAACGACTGGCCGAACTGATCGAGGGCGACCCGCCCATGGAGGCCGACGCCATCGAGGACGCCGACCGACAGTGTCCGGACTGCGACAGCGACGTCCTCGCCGTCGCTTACATGCCCTCGGTCACCGAGCTAGTTACGGGCTACAAGTGCCAAGAGTGCGACTGGGCCGCCACCGACCGATAA
- a CDS encoding APC family permease — MSGHGERAPEADLGLLDATMIGMGAMIGAGIFVLTGLAAEIAGPAAILVFALNGVVTAFTGLSYAELAASIPKSGGGYAFVREVFADLPSFVMGWMLWFAYMIAGGLYALGFAPNFLELLHVYDLTPAPDQVGAVALPVVDAAIPAAVGLAFVAVLGLVALNAISTAASGSVETVFTLIKVGILVVFVAFGVTSPMFTSAEFQPLFADGGGPLSILPAMGLTFIAFEGYDLITTVTEEVKNPRENIPKAIFVSLAVTVVVYLAVVGVAVGTLGAGGLAAAGEAGIAQAATEFMPTGLPVIRNGGAIIVFGAVFSTLTALNAVVIASSRVAFSMGREEQLLPSFGQLHHRYGTPFVAILASGVVMLGSVVLPTRSAGNMSSLFFLLSFVVVNGSVIKLRRERPDMNRPYEMPYYPVPPILGIVLNLILTGVLVEYLLRTDVLALALSGGWILLGIVAYAIYTRLGADESAGEPIDPDETTPQTDD; from the coding sequence GTGAGCGGACACGGCGAGCGTGCGCCCGAGGCCGACTTGGGGCTTCTCGACGCGACGATGATCGGCATGGGGGCGATGATCGGCGCGGGAATTTTCGTCCTGACGGGGTTAGCGGCCGAAATCGCGGGACCGGCGGCCATCCTCGTGTTCGCGCTCAACGGCGTCGTCACGGCGTTCACGGGGCTTTCATACGCCGAACTCGCCGCCTCCATCCCGAAAAGTGGTGGCGGCTACGCCTTCGTCCGGGAGGTGTTCGCCGACCTCCCTTCGTTCGTCATGGGGTGGATGCTGTGGTTCGCGTATATGATCGCCGGGGGGTTGTACGCGCTGGGGTTCGCCCCTAACTTCCTCGAACTCCTGCACGTCTACGACCTGACGCCGGCACCGGATCAGGTGGGTGCCGTGGCGCTACCGGTCGTCGACGCCGCCATCCCCGCGGCCGTCGGCCTCGCGTTCGTCGCCGTCCTCGGGCTGGTCGCGCTGAACGCCATCTCGACGGCGGCGAGCGGGAGCGTCGAGACGGTTTTCACGCTCATCAAGGTGGGCATCCTCGTCGTCTTCGTCGCCTTCGGCGTCACGTCGCCGATGTTCACGAGCGCCGAGTTCCAGCCGCTGTTCGCGGACGGCGGCGGCCCGCTCAGCATCCTCCCCGCGATGGGACTCACCTTCATCGCCTTCGAGGGCTACGACCTCATTACGACGGTGACGGAAGAGGTGAAAAACCCCCGCGAGAACATCCCGAAGGCCATCTTCGTGAGCCTCGCGGTGACCGTCGTCGTCTACCTCGCGGTGGTGGGCGTCGCGGTGGGGACGCTCGGCGCCGGAGGGTTGGCGGCAGCGGGCGAAGCCGGCATCGCGCAGGCGGCGACGGAGTTCATGCCGACGGGGCTGCCGGTCATTCGGAACGGGGGTGCGATCATCGTCTTCGGCGCCGTCTTCTCGACGCTGACGGCGCTGAACGCCGTGGTCATCGCCTCGTCTCGGGTGGCGTTCTCGATGGGGCGGGAGGAACAACTCCTCCCCTCGTTCGGCCAGTTGCACCACCGCTACGGGACGCCCTTCGTCGCCATCCTCGCGAGCGGGGTGGTGATGCTCGGCTCCGTCGTCTTGCCGACCCGGAGCGCCGGCAACATGTCCAGTCTCTTCTTTCTCCTCTCTTTCGTCGTCGTCAACGGCTCGGTCATCAAACTCCGTCGGGAACGCCCCGACATGAACCGACCGTACGAGATGCCGTACTATCCGGTTCCCCCGATCCTCGGCATCGTCCTCAATCTCATCCTGACGGGCGTACTGGTGGAGTACCTACTCCGGACGGACGTACTGGCGCTCGCGCTCAGCGGTGGCTGGATCCTGCTCGGAATCGTGGCCTACGCCATCTACACCCGGCTGGGGGCGGACGAGAGCGCGGGCGAACCGATCGATCCCGACGAGACGACACCGCAGACCGACGACTGA
- a CDS encoding response regulator transcription factor: protein MTPSPPHILVVEDETELAELFAEWLSEEYDVEVATDGETALELVDDDTDVVLLDRLMPGLSGDEVLETIRERGLDPRVAMVTAVEPDFDVLDMGFDDYVVKPLFRADIQRLVGGLLERDAYDRQLSELFSTASKLAALESHKEPDELADSEEYRRLEAELERARERVEQLETDMSEADFEAVFYDFDRIDL from the coding sequence ATGACCCCGTCACCACCCCATATTCTCGTCGTCGAGGACGAGACCGAACTGGCCGAACTGTTCGCCGAGTGGCTTTCGGAGGAGTACGACGTCGAGGTGGCGACGGACGGGGAGACGGCGCTGGAGCTGGTCGACGACGACACCGACGTGGTGTTGCTCGACCGCCTGATGCCCGGTCTCTCCGGCGACGAAGTGCTGGAGACGATCCGTGAGCGTGGCCTCGATCCCCGGGTGGCGATGGTGACCGCGGTCGAACCCGACTTCGATGTCCTCGACATGGGCTTCGACGATTACGTCGTCAAGCCCCTCTTCCGGGCGGACATCCAGCGGCTCGTCGGGGGGCTGCTCGAACGCGACGCGTACGACAGACAGCTCTCGGAGCTGTTCTCCACGGCCTCGAAACTCGCCGCGCTCGAATCCCACAAGGAGCCGGACGAACTCGCCGACAGCGAGGAGTACCGACGGCTCGAAGCGGAACTAGAGCGCGCACGCGAGCGTGTCGAGCAGCTCGAAACGGACATGAGCGAGGCGGACTTCGAGGCCGTCTTCTACGACTTCGACCGGATCGACCTGTAA
- a CDS encoding type IV pilin, whose product MRFYSRWSILYRAGTFGGGASGAAPVVAVALLVALVVILAITVSGFVLTQESDVPPPAPRVSVSYELVPDGSERTIAVTLEGGDAVDTGRLYVTGSADLDIGAAPGETGAADERWASSRKTFVEAPPDDPPQVGIGDR is encoded by the coding sequence GTGCGTTTTTATTCACGCTGGTCGATACTCTACCGTGCCGGGACATTTGGTGGCGGAGCGTCGGGGGCCGCCCCCGTCGTCGCGGTGGCGTTACTCGTCGCTCTCGTGGTCATTCTGGCGATCACGGTGTCGGGGTTCGTCCTGACACAGGAGTCGGACGTCCCCCCGCCGGCGCCACGGGTCAGCGTCTCGTACGAACTCGTCCCCGACGGGAGCGAACGGACCATCGCCGTGACGCTGGAGGGCGGCGACGCCGTCGACACCGGTCGACTCTACGTCACCGGCTCGGCGGATCTGGACATCGGCGCCGCACCGGGTGAGACGGGAGCGGCGGACGAACGGTGGGCCAGTTCCCGGAAGACGTTCGTCGAGGCCCCACCCGACGACCCGCCACAGGTCGGCATCGGCGACCGGTAG
- a CDS encoding FAD-binding oxidoreductase: protein MHHDTTFVDDLGLDPDQTSVADADRDQRSHDWGTAREDGVRPDVVVWPESTADVASVMRAATEHGVPVTPYAAGTSLEGNAIPIDGGITLDMTRMDAVLDVRPDDLQVDIQPGILGDDVNEAVAKHGLFLPSMPASGKISTIGGMLANDASGMKTVKYGEVSDWVLGMEVVLPTGEVITTGSRAVKTSSGYDLGDVVVGSEGTLGVITRVTIKLAGRPAQIRGGRAHFETLDDAAEAVFDAVRSGVDVAKIELIDRLSAAMSNAHLDTDLPDVPMVFVEFHANHGIEAEIEFCRSVFEAHDVTSFEVAENDRGMDELWAARRELAEALEPYEDHLSPLTPGDVTVPISEYPGIIRYAKELAEAEDFLIPCFGHAGDGNLHYAVMVDKDDPDHVARGADVSRKIVERAIELGGTSTGEHGIGLGKQDYLVAEHGEAAVDAMRSIKRALDPAGIMNPGKVFDGPDA, encoded by the coding sequence ATGCACCACGATACCACGTTCGTCGACGACCTGGGGCTCGATCCGGACCAGACATCGGTGGCCGACGCCGACCGGGACCAGCGTTCCCACGACTGGGGGACGGCGCGCGAGGACGGCGTTCGTCCCGACGTGGTCGTCTGGCCGGAGTCGACGGCGGACGTGGCGTCGGTCATGCGCGCGGCGACCGAACACGGCGTGCCCGTCACGCCCTACGCCGCGGGGACGAGCTTAGAGGGTAACGCCATCCCCATCGACGGCGGGATCACGCTCGACATGACGCGGATGGACGCGGTCCTCGACGTCCGCCCGGACGACCTGCAGGTGGACATCCAGCCGGGCATCCTCGGCGACGACGTGAACGAGGCGGTGGCGAAACACGGGCTCTTCCTGCCGTCGATGCCCGCCTCGGGGAAGATTTCGACCATCGGTGGCATGCTCGCCAACGACGCTAGCGGGATGAAGACGGTCAAATACGGCGAGGTGAGCGACTGGGTGCTGGGAATGGAGGTCGTCCTCCCGACGGGCGAGGTGATCACGACCGGCAGTCGAGCGGTCAAGACGTCGAGCGGGTACGACCTCGGCGACGTCGTCGTCGGCAGCGAGGGTACCCTCGGGGTCATCACCCGGGTGACGATCAAGCTGGCCGGCCGTCCGGCCCAGATTCGAGGCGGGCGCGCCCACTTCGAGACGCTCGACGACGCCGCGGAGGCGGTCTTCGACGCCGTCCGCTCCGGCGTCGACGTGGCGAAGATCGAACTCATCGACCGCCTGAGCGCCGCGATGTCGAACGCCCACCTCGACACCGATCTGCCCGACGTGCCGATGGTGTTCGTCGAGTTTCACGCCAACCACGGCATCGAAGCGGAGATCGAGTTCTGTCGGTCGGTGTTCGAGGCCCACGACGTGACGAGTTTCGAGGTGGCCGAGAACGACCGCGGTATGGACGAACTGTGGGCGGCGCGCCGGGAACTCGCCGAGGCGCTCGAACCGTACGAGGACCACCTCTCGCCGCTCACACCCGGCGACGTGACCGTCCCCATCAGCGAGTACCCCGGCATCATCCGCTACGCGAAGGAACTGGCCGAGGCGGAGGACTTCCTCATCCCTTGCTTCGGTCACGCCGGCGACGGCAACCTCCACTACGCGGTGATGGTGGACAAGGACGACCCTGACCACGTCGCCCGTGGGGCGGACGTGTCGCGCAAGATCGTCGAACGCGCCATCGAACTCGGCGGCACGTCGACCGGCGAGCACGGAATCGGTCTCGGGAAACAGGACTACCTCGTCGCCGAACACGGCGAGGCGGCGGTCGACGCCATGCGGTCGATCAAACGGGCGCTCGATCCGGCGGGCATCATGAACCCCGGCAAAGTCTTCGACGGACCGGACGCCTGA
- a CDS encoding potassium channel family protein — translation MTMSLDIIIAGGGRVGFETAALLDNRGHDVTVVESDGDRCDAVADEYVATIIRGDASNPDILRQADVAGSDVIAGLTGLPGLNLAICMEAAELNPELRTVARIAERNQGGYERFVDETVFPEGAGARVAANEIQGSDVRTLADVTGTLEIMEVRVEEGAPAAGKALREVRFPAGTLVISDDDGERVARPETTLAPGKRYVIAVEPDVADEVMNLLRG, via the coding sequence ATCACCATGTCCCTCGACATCATCATCGCTGGCGGCGGACGTGTTGGCTTCGAGACGGCGGCCCTCCTCGACAACCGAGGACACGACGTCACGGTCGTCGAATCCGACGGCGACCGTTGTGACGCGGTGGCCGACGAGTACGTAGCGACGATCATCCGGGGCGACGCCTCCAATCCCGACATCCTCCGGCAGGCCGACGTGGCGGGGAGCGACGTGATCGCCGGCCTCACCGGCCTCCCGGGGTTGAACCTCGCCATCTGCATGGAGGCGGCGGAGCTGAACCCGGAGCTTCGGACGGTCGCTCGCATCGCCGAGCGCAACCAGGGGGGGTACGAACGATTCGTCGACGAGACGGTCTTCCCCGAGGGCGCCGGCGCCCGGGTGGCGGCGAACGAGATCCAGGGCAGCGACGTGCGGACGCTCGCGGACGTGACGGGGACGCTCGAAATCATGGAAGTTCGGGTCGAAGAGGGCGCGCCCGCCGCGGGCAAGGCGCTTCGTGAAGTCCGCTTCCCCGCCGGTACGCTCGTCATCTCGGACGACGACGGGGAGCGCGTCGCCCGCCCGGAGACGACGCTCGCGCCGGGCAAGCGCTACGTCATCGCGGTCGAACCGGACGTGGCCGACGAAGTGATGAACCTGCTACGGGGTTAG
- a CDS encoding OsmC family protein: MSDIETITVSDEGFECVNQVGDFEFTVDATDETGPNPNAALVATYASCFLPAFRVGAQQRDHDDLGTVQIDASADLDEDDDLASIHFAIHVEADVDDETLDEIVERAEGICHVHTALREGLHAEVDVYGDAF, encoded by the coding sequence ATGAGCGACATCGAAACCATCACCGTTAGCGACGAGGGCTTCGAGTGTGTCAACCAGGTCGGCGACTTCGAGTTCACGGTCGACGCCACCGACGAGACGGGACCGAACCCGAACGCGGCGCTCGTGGCGACGTACGCCTCCTGTTTCCTGCCGGCGTTCCGCGTCGGCGCCCAGCAGCGCGACCACGACGACCTCGGCACGGTACAGATCGACGCGAGCGCCGACCTCGACGAGGACGACGACCTCGCGTCCATTCACTTCGCGATCCACGTCGAGGCCGACGTCGACGACGAAACGCTCGACGAGATCGTCGAGCGGGCCGAGGGCATCTGTCACGTGCACACGGCGCTCCGCGAGGGGCTGCACGCCGAAGTCGACGTGTACGGCGACGCGTTCTGA
- a CDS encoding DUF7475 family protein, whose amino-acid sequence MSVSNTQTGESLVSLPGNPLGYVAILFALVTGAIHLLLAPQVVGFSQTLAILFALNGLGFLGGIIVFLTRYWRRELYLVAALYALVTVLALFVFQGFGVEAFMRQGQLNPLAVVSKAAEALLAIVAGVLYANES is encoded by the coding sequence ATGAGCGTAAGCAACACCCAGACGGGCGAGTCCCTGGTGAGTCTCCCGGGGAATCCGCTCGGCTACGTAGCGATTCTGTTTGCACTGGTGACTGGCGCCATCCATCTCCTGCTCGCTCCGCAGGTGGTCGGATTCAGCCAGACCCTCGCCATCCTCTTTGCGCTCAACGGTCTCGGCTTTCTCGGCGGAATTATCGTCTTCTTGACACGGTACTGGCGGCGCGAACTCTATCTGGTCGCTGCGCTTTACGCCTTGGTGACGGTCCTCGCGCTGTTCGTCTTCCAGGGGTTCGGGGTCGAGGCCTTCATGCGGCAGGGGCAGCTGAATCCGCTGGCAGTCGTCTCGAAGGCGGCCGAGGCCCTGCTCGCCATCGTCGCCGGAGTACTATACGCGAACGAGAGCTGA
- a CDS encoding LamG domain-containing protein — MTDDFTLTRRKALAALGTIGVASAGAGLGTSAYFSDQETFQNNRLTAGELDMKVSWAEHYSDWSPDEAEFASMADGELVVDDREGFMNATLQEQFPDDGTRQAIESGDTDPCEALADVPDDLDGPVIDIADVKPGDFGEVTFDFALCDNPGYVWLNGALRDANENGLTEPEADDPDEEAGVVELLDEIRVTVWYDSGNNVLEDTESIVTDREFGETPSSSAIAVSGDDRFVAQGTLREVLTQLSVGPGIPLDADPTTDGRDCYTNSPTVHYVGFLWELPVDHANEIQSDSVTFDLGFYTEQCRHNDGVGLSTDLEAYYPLDGTANVGDASGNGGDLTATGDSSYATGQVGQAASFDGSDDYLVADPSPSVSGSFSLSVWLNGAGFGHTSYPLAASKWQAGQNRDYLIGYNGPQGRLYAQFNREPDGNKETLYGPAPATDTWYHCVLTYDASSQEGTFYVDGTEVDTGTGPFNDTASAFVIGSKDGGGNPWNGLVDDVRIYSRTLSASEVQSLYDAA, encoded by the coding sequence ATGACAGACGACTTTACACTCACGAGGCGGAAGGCCCTCGCCGCCCTCGGCACCATCGGCGTGGCGTCGGCGGGCGCGGGCCTCGGGACGAGCGCGTACTTCTCCGATCAGGAGACGTTCCAGAACAATCGGCTGACCGCCGGCGAACTCGACATGAAGGTGAGTTGGGCGGAACACTACAGCGACTGGAGCCCGGACGAGGCGGAGTTCGCCAGCATGGCTGACGGCGAACTGGTCGTCGACGACCGCGAGGGGTTCATGAACGCCACCCTTCAAGAGCAGTTTCCGGACGACGGGACGCGACAGGCCATCGAGTCCGGCGACACCGATCCCTGCGAGGCCCTGGCGGACGTGCCCGACGACCTCGACGGCCCGGTGATCGACATCGCGGACGTAAAGCCCGGCGACTTCGGGGAGGTTACCTTCGACTTCGCACTCTGTGACAACCCCGGCTACGTCTGGCTGAACGGGGCGCTCCGCGACGCGAACGAGAACGGCCTGACCGAACCGGAGGCCGACGACCCGGACGAGGAGGCCGGCGTCGTCGAGCTCCTCGACGAGATTCGGGTGACGGTCTGGTACGACAGCGGGAACAACGTTCTGGAAGACACCGAAAGCATCGTCACGGATCGGGAGTTCGGCGAGACACCCAGTTCGTCGGCCATCGCCGTCTCCGGCGACGACCGATTCGTCGCGCAGGGCACGCTTCGGGAGGTCCTCACGCAGCTTTCGGTCGGCCCCGGTATCCCGCTGGACGCGGATCCGACCACCGACGGTCGGGATTGCTACACGAACTCGCCGACGGTTCACTACGTCGGCTTCCTGTGGGAACTGCCGGTCGATCACGCCAACGAGATCCAATCCGATAGCGTGACCTTCGACCTCGGCTTCTACACCGAGCAGTGCCGCCACAACGACGGCGTGGGGCTGTCGACGGACCTCGAAGCGTACTACCCGCTGGACGGGACGGCGAACGTGGGCGACGCGAGCGGGAACGGGGGCGATCTGACTGCAACTGGGGACAGTTCATACGCGACCGGACAGGTCGGGCAGGCGGCGTCGTTCGACGGAAGCGACGACTACCTCGTCGCGGACCCGAGCCCCTCGGTTTCGGGCTCGTTTAGCCTCTCCGTCTGGCTGAACGGCGCCGGGTTCGGACATACGTCGTATCCGCTCGCCGCATCGAAGTGGCAGGCCGGACAGAACCGGGACTACCTCATCGGCTACAACGGACCGCAGGGACGGCTGTACGCCCAATTCAACCGGGAACCAGACGGGAACAAGGAGACGCTGTACGGACCGGCGCCAGCGACGGATACGTGGTATCACTGTGTTCTGACGTACGACGCGTCCAGCCAGGAAGGGACGTTCTACGTCGACGGGACCGAAGTCGACACCGGGACGGGACCGTTCAACGACACCGCGTCGGCCTTCGTCATCGGCTCGAAAGACGGCGGTGGCAACCCGTGGAACGGTCTCGTCGACGACGTCCGAATCTACTCCCGCACCCTCTCCGCCAGCGAGGTGCAGTCGCTCTACGACGCGGCCTGA
- a CDS encoding pyridoxal-phosphate-dependent aminotransferase family protein — MRSPPETSELDTPSRILMGPGPSMIHPRVLRAMSTQALGYMDPSFLEIMDDIQELLRYTFQTDNEWTLATSGTGTAAMETAIGNLLEPGETMLVRTTAYWGDRMAQMARRVGGDVASLDVSPTEPLDPADVREAFEAHDVDVFGICHADTTTGIRQPNMSELVDIAREHDAYTIADCVTSLSGVPVHVDDWGVDVAYGSPQKCLSSTPGATPLTINERAREKIEARDSDPASWYLDLNLLMEYWGDERNYHHTPPTTPYYGLREALRLVAEEGLENRWERHRRVAGELKAGLEDMGLEMAAAEEHWLPSLNTVRVPDGVDDTAVIQFLMDEYDIEIASGLGELDGEIWRIGCMGYSARRQNVACLLTAMQDALEAQGFDVDEAAIEA; from the coding sequence ATGAGAAGTCCACCGGAGACGAGCGAACTCGATACACCGTCACGCATCCTGATGGGTCCCGGCCCGAGTATGATCCACCCGCGCGTCCTCCGTGCGATGTCGACGCAGGCGCTCGGGTACATGGACCCCTCGTTCTTGGAGATCATGGACGACATTCAGGAGCTCCTGCGGTACACGTTCCAAACGGACAACGAGTGGACGCTGGCGACGAGTGGGACCGGGACGGCCGCGATGGAGACGGCGATCGGGAACCTGCTCGAACCCGGCGAAACCATGCTCGTCCGAACGACCGCGTACTGGGGCGACCGCATGGCACAGATGGCGCGTCGCGTCGGCGGCGACGTCGCGTCCCTCGACGTCTCCCCCACCGAACCCCTCGACCCCGCCGACGTTCGGGAGGCGTTCGAGGCACACGACGTCGACGTCTTCGGCATCTGTCACGCCGACACGACGACGGGCATCCGCCAGCCCAACATGTCCGAACTGGTGGACATCGCCCGCGAACACGACGCCTACACCATCGCGGACTGTGTCACGTCGCTCTCCGGGGTCCCGGTTCACGTCGACGACTGGGGCGTCGACGTCGCCTACGGCAGTCCCCAGAAGTGTCTCTCCTCGACCCCCGGCGCGACGCCGCTGACGATCAACGAGCGGGCACGCGAAAAGATCGAGGCTCGGGACTCCGACCCCGCGTCGTGGTATCTCGACCTCAACCTGCTGATGGAGTACTGGGGCGACGAGCGCAACTACCACCACACCCCGCCCACCACGCCGTACTACGGGCTTCGCGAGGCGCTCCGCCTCGTCGCCGAGGAGGGACTCGAGAACCGCTGGGAGCGCCACCGTCGGGTGGCGGGCGAACTCAAGGCCGGCCTCGAGGACATGGGCCTCGAGATGGCCGCGGCCGAGGAGCACTGGCTCCCCAGCCTCAATACGGTTCGAGTGCCCGACGGTGTCGACGACACGGCCGTCATCCAGTTCCTGATGGACGAGTACGACATCGAGATCGCGAGCGGTCTCGGTGAACTCGACGGCGAGATCTGGCGGATCGGCTGCATGGGGTATTCGGCCCGCCGGCAGAACGTCGCGTGCCTCCTCACCGCGATGCAGGACGCGCTCGAAGCTCAGGGCTTCGACGTGGACGAGGCGGCTATCGAAGCGTAG